A genome region from Anastrepha ludens isolate Willacy chromosome 3, idAnaLude1.1, whole genome shotgun sequence includes the following:
- the LOC128857440 gene encoding uncharacterized protein LOC128857440 codes for MTVVKLSQSGPAASADTGTEVKPSPSTSAPPAVVIGTRPISRRLVAMRRAGEETATGSTEASAPAGKWPTVRITDPTKAGYLERRNAARILKRLHESPPTTEELTKEARESIEWAKKVLPNFTLERPTTSSAATKRQRSTEEVKPSAKRPKNRGIAPNKTFAEVTRNRIIIGVLDEGDPEGRIPRAQWKWVQAALTNVTLEVLLSNPGPPPSCTDAGWYQGQIKIIACDDERSVELYKTAIAKIGEVYPGAKLVVVDKKDIPSRPRARVWVPTPSDPQQVMQIISACNPGLPTGSWKFVKVFDNTVTVDGVVTKRATTQVMLLLTNDSLEPLAKSEGMINYGFGKVKVRTYKTDADAIDQLASEIEANDAEEDPMESSSDVESIDIEGYCSSGSELTARLKKMSTSTTTKLTAGLSTTYSEKELLSDSQEDSESVNHASSTNKFTSQ; via the coding sequence ATGACTGTAGTCAAACTTAGTCAGAGTGGACCGGCGGCAAGCGCTGACACTGGGACTGAGGTTAAGCCTAGCCCCAGTACATCGGCACCTCCTGCGGTGGTTATCGGAACCAGACCAATTAGTCGACGTCTTGTGGCTATGCGGAGAGCTGGTGAAGAGACTGCCACAGGTAGCACCGAGGCCAGTGCTCCTGCCGGAAAATGGCCGACAGTAAGGATCACTGATCCAACTAAAGCAGGGTACCTGGAGAGGCGTAATGCCGCCAGGATACTCAAAAGGCTGCACGAATCTCCACCAACAACGGAGGAGCTGACGAAGGAGGCAAGGGAGTCGATAGAGTGGGCGAAGAAGGTTCTTCCTAACTTCACCCTCGAAAGGCCAACCACATCGTCAGCTGCCACCAAAAGACAGAGGTCTACTGAAGAGGTTAAACCGTCAGCGAAAAGACCGAAAAATCGAGGCATAGCGCCTAATAAAACGTTTGCGGAAGTGACCCGCAATCGCATCATCATTGGTGTCCTGGATGAGGGTGATCCCGAAGGAAGAATTCCCAGAGCCCAATGGAAATGGGTGCAGGCCGCTCTGACCAACGTAACGCTGGAAGTGCTACTAAGCAATCCAGGTCCGCCCCCATCATGCACTGACGCTGGCTGGTACCAAGGCCAGATTAAAATTATAGCCTGCGACGACGAAAGATCGGTGGAGCTATACAAGACTGCAATAGCGAAGATCGGGGAAGTCTACCCTGGAGCGAAGCTCGTGGTAGTAGACAAAAAAGATATCCCGTCTCGACCGAGGGCACGAGTTTGGGTCCCTACACCCTCTGACCCACAGCAAGTCATGCAGATAATAAGTGCATGCAACCCAGGCCTTCCTACGGGGAGCTGGAAATTTGTCAAGGTCTTTGACAATACCGTAACAGTAGACGGTGTGGTGACGAAACGTGCCACAACGCAAGTAATGCTGTTACTAACAAACGATTCTCTAGAACCTTTGGCGAAAAGCGAAGGTATGATAAACTACGGTTTTGGCAAGGTTAAGGTCAGAACCTATAAAACAGATGCTGATGCCATCGACCAATTGGCCTCAGAAATTGAGGCCAATGACGCTGAGGAAGATCCTATGGAGTCCTCAAGCGATGTCGAAAGCATCGACATAGAAGGATACTGCTCGTCAGGGTCTGAGCTCACAGCTAGACTCAAGAAAATGAGTACAAGTACGACAACTAAGCTTACAGCTGGTTTGAGTACAACATACTCAGAAAAAGAGCTCTTGAGCGACTCACAGGAAGATTCAGAGAGTGTTAACCATGCGTCTtctacaaataaatttacatcacaGTAA
- the LOC128857348 gene encoding transmembrane channel-like protein 3, translating to MSRRGQENRIFVSDSSEDFDRIEVLTTSTSSSRSELFTQPVGSQNLLTSIVSGQQLRIFGTANSSDDNKSKLSDCGGSREGTEEQCGDESIELIGHFGGLKHPRRATSPMAVLAGSFSRGATPTNMVRRWSQALTRFDRDKHSIREKTIYRMASRKFFEVDGKLLSTSGVDAENEVELLAQEIEQHDGLMRDTALSHQHRLETLRALPQPLCVKRLLKQKLAITIEQQTINKQDCSCCHNFTNTFISFLLRSWKLIGAISHSCEIWYDELKAIEGHFGCNVSSFFKFLRWLLMLNVLVLVCVFTFITFPQILYNAITSEVYLNETLLAGDYTERHSESATRLFTNILTGEGWLQNSLLFYSGYSNATFRLHPALSQYSLPQSYFMTMLVLYLLIFIVISTKMARVYRISFIQAAGGARGMMTAKTFCAWDFGISNRKAAELKHIAIFAELKAVLNERAVPKRKLIIWWRIWFICSRVIAHVLVAAIIGGAGIGVWILLKELDSTDAVAGWRTLSTAGILNLTMLLMQSVLSWISRMEDYRTPRRTLHIALLRNFMLEAVIISVLVYFLLTKQYSECWETHIGQELYRFIVMDSFICLIIIPCLCGARALLSSVYWPWLGGPEFDISQKSLGLVYNQTLLWLGLLFAPLLVAIIVCKMFLKFYINKTLLLHLCKPSCHIWRSAQTQTLFLVFTFVSLLGVILTLGYIMTQLPMSAQCGPFRESSYMFQIFIDGVLQLRQNQTLWRLLTLLIRPAAVGIMLVIMSSLVYYLRAKSRARRLMVKLLKEMIYLEAKDKEFLLNRIMNITKNRDSSLFDAKSLGKRRQKTIHTPPTVEVFVQNEIATIQSNAAARSDGFILRSRNA from the exons ATGTCGCGCCGCGGCCAGGAAAATCGGATCTTTGTCTCCGATAGCAGTGAAGATTTTGATAGGATTGAGGTGCTTACCACGTCAACATCGTCATCGCGAAGCGAACTATTTACGCAACCAGTAGGCAGCCAAAATCTGCTAACCAGCATTGTTAGTGGACAGCAACTGAGAATCTTCGGCACTGCGAATTCAAGTGATGACAATAAAAGTAAGCTAAGCGATTGTGGCGGCAGTCGTGAAGGTACAGAGGAGCAGTGTGGCGATGAATCCATAGAATTAATTGGTCATTTCGGAGGCCTTAAGCATCCCAGGCGGGCAACTTCGCCGATGGCAGTGCTGGCTGGTAGCTTCAGTCGTGGTGCAACACCCACGAATATG GTGCGGCGCTGGTCACAAGCTTTGACACGCTTTGATCGAGATAAGCATAGCATACGAGAGAAGACCATATATCGCATGGCATCGCGTAAATTTTTCGAAGTTGATGGAAAACTGCTCTCTACTAGTGGTGTGGATGCGGAAAATGAAGTCGAATTGTTGGCACAGGAAATCGAGCAGCATGATGGTCTGATGCGAGATACCGCACTCAGCCATCAACATAGGCT TGAAACACTGCGTGCACTGCCACAGCCGCTTTGCGTGAAGCGGCTGCTTAAGCAAAAATTGGCCATCACAATTGAACAACAGACCATCAATAAGCAAGACTGTAGCTGCTGCCACAACTTCACTAATACTTTCATAAGTTTTCTACTAAGAAGTTGGAAGCTCATAGGTGCTATAAGTCATAGTTGCGAAATTTGGTATGACGAGCTCAAGGCAATCGAGGGTCATTTTGGTTGTAACGTTAgttccttttttaaatttctgcgTTGGCTGCTAATGCTGAATGTGTTGGTATTGGTTTGTGTTTTCACCTTCATCACATTTCCACAAATACTCTACAATGCAATAACCTCTGAGGTGTATCTCAATGAAACACTTTTAGCTGGCGATTATACAGAAAGGCATAGCGAAAGCGCCACTAGACTCTTTACAAACATATTAACCGGAGAA GGTTGGCTGCAAAACTCGCTACTTTTCTACAGCGGCTACAGTAATGCAACATTTCGTCTGCATCCTGCACTTAGTCAATACAGTTTACCACAATCATATTTCATGACAATGCTTGTGCTCTACTTGCTAATATTTATAGTTATTTCCACAAA AATGGCACGGGTGTATCGCATTAGCTTCATTCAAGCCGCTGGTGGTGCTAGAGGTATGATGACAGCTAAAACTTTTTGCGCTTGGGATTTTGGCATTTCCAATCGCAAAGCGGCTGAGTTGAAGCATATCGCAATTTTTGCCGAACTTAAGGCAGTACTTAATGAGAGGGCTGTGCCCaagagaaaattaataatttggtgGCGTATTTGGTTTATTTGCTCGCGTGTCATTGCACATGTGCTAGTGGCTGCTATAATAGGTGGTGCGGGAATAGGCGTGTGGATATTGCTGAAA GAACTTGATTCAACTGATGCTGTGGCTGGCTGGAGAACCCTTTCAACTGCCGGCATACTAAATCTTACAATGCTCTTAATGCAATCCGTCTTATCGTGGATTTCGAG GATGGAAGATTATCGTACGCCCCGCCGTACGCTACACATAGCCTTGCTGAGGAATTTCATGTTGGAGGCGGTTATTATTAGCGTGTTGGTATATTTTCTGTTAACAAAGCAATACAGTGAA TGCTGGGAAACTCATATCGGACAGGAGTTGTATCGTTTCATTGTAATGGATTCCTTTATTTGCCTAATTATTATACCTTGCCTCTGTGGCGCACGCGCACTTTTGTCGAG TGTTTATTGGCCTTGGCTTGGTGGCCCCGAGTTCGATATTTCACAAAAGAGTTTAGGTCTCGTTTACAATCAAACTCTTTTGTGGTTAGGTTTGCTATTTGCACCACTGCTTGTCGCCATTATCGTTTGTAAAATGTTCCTCAAATTCTACATTAACAAAACTCTATTGCTGCATCTATGCAAACCATCCTGTCACATTTGGCGTTCGGCGCAAACACAAACGCTTTTCCTGGTTTTCACTTTTGTATCACTGCTGGGCGTTATTTTGACGCTGGGCTATATTATGACACA GCTACCCATGAGTGCGCAGTGTGGTCCATTTCGTGAATCCAGTTAtatgtttcaaatatttatagacGGTGTTTTGCAGCTACGTCAAAACCAAACGCTCTGGCGTCTTCTCACACTACTCATACGCCCAGCTGCTGTGGGCATAATGCTAGTCATAATGAGCAGCCTGGTTTACTATTTGCGCGCCAAGTCGCGTGCACGCCGTCTAATGGTGAAGCTGCTGAAAGAAATGATATATTTGGAGGCTAAAGATAAGGAATTTCTGCTGAATCGTATTatgaatattacaaaaaatcgcGACTCATCACTTTTCGATGCAAAATCACTTGGCAAAAGGCGACAAAAAACGATTCACACACCACCAACAGTTGAAGTTTTTGTACAAAATGAAATTGCAACTATTCAGAGCAATGCGGCAGCACGAAGTGACGGTTTCATTCTACGTAGTCGTAATGCTTAG
- the LOC128856344 gene encoding succinate dehydrogenase assembly factor 4, mitochondrial-like, with translation MSNLLSISKQSCRLCQSALKQVSAGVLQNNSAAFSTTTCVCAESKEPKPKSERVVEFEKKLRAKTPLGKLDEFSQHPFQEKEPLKPWPNATNPHTGEIGGPAGPEPTRYGDWERKGRVSDF, from the coding sequence ATGAGCAATTTACTAAGTATTAGCAAACAATCTTGCCGTTTGTGCCAATCAGCCTTAAAGCAAGTCTCAGCTGGTGTATTGCAAAACAATTCGGCTGCCTTCTCTACAACGACATGTGTCTGCGCTGAATCGAAGGAGCCGAAACCAAAGAGTGAACGAGTAGTAGAGTTTGAGAAAAAGTTGCGTGCAAAGACACCACTTGGAAAATTAGATGAGTTCTCACAACATCCATTCCAAGAAAAGGAGCCATTGAAACCTTGGCCAAATGCCACCAACCCGCATACAGGTGAAATTGGTGGACCGGCTGGGCCGGAGCCAACACGATATGGTGATTGGGAACGTAAAGGGCGCGTTTccgatttttaa